In one Vulgatibacter incomptus genomic region, the following are encoded:
- a CDS encoding ArsA family ATPase: protein MEHLLDRRLVLVTGKGGVGKSTVSAALALVAARAGKRAVVCEIEGPSAVAPLLGATGHGHAPRPIGEGVELAVLTAEEGLRSYLADRIRLPGIVDLVFKQPAVSKFFRAAPAFAEMGILYSISKLLDEKDARGRPAWDHVIVDLPASGHAVGMLEAPFIGKRIFLAGPVRHLCESMERMLLDHDLATCAVVTLPEELPVNEALELAAKLRDRGLRVEAVLANAVESEPLEPEEHALVEKLRALEHRPLLEGVAVAARRAARGRAILGRLTKGLRKAPVPISFRLERGRELVKAIAQELETAATPAGNRL, encoded by the coding sequence TTGGAACACCTCCTCGACAGACGTCTGGTTCTCGTCACCGGCAAGGGCGGCGTGGGCAAGAGCACCGTTTCCGCGGCCCTGGCGCTGGTGGCGGCCCGCGCCGGAAAGCGCGCGGTCGTCTGCGAGATCGAGGGGCCCTCCGCGGTGGCGCCGCTCCTCGGAGCGACCGGACACGGCCACGCCCCCCGCCCCATCGGCGAGGGCGTCGAGCTCGCGGTGCTCACGGCAGAGGAGGGCCTGCGCAGCTACCTGGCCGATCGCATCCGGCTCCCCGGCATCGTCGACCTCGTCTTCAAGCAGCCGGCGGTCAGCAAGTTCTTCCGCGCCGCGCCGGCCTTCGCCGAGATGGGGATCCTCTATTCCATCTCCAAGCTCCTCGACGAGAAGGACGCGCGCGGGCGCCCGGCCTGGGACCACGTGATCGTCGACCTCCCCGCCTCCGGCCACGCGGTCGGCATGCTCGAGGCCCCCTTCATCGGCAAGCGGATCTTCCTCGCCGGCCCGGTACGGCACCTGTGCGAGTCGATGGAGCGGATGCTCCTCGACCACGACCTCGCCACCTGCGCCGTTGTCACGCTGCCGGAGGAGCTCCCGGTGAACGAGGCGCTCGAGCTCGCGGCCAAGCTGCGGGACCGCGGCCTTCGGGTGGAGGCCGTCCTCGCGAACGCGGTGGAGTCGGAGCCTCTCGAGCCGGAGGAGCACGCGCTGGTCGAGAAGCTCCGGGCGCTGGAGCACCGCCCCCTGCTCGAAGGGGTGGCGGTCGCAGCGCGCAGGGCGGCCCGAGGGCGCGCGATCCTCGGCCGTCTGACCAAGGGGCTCCGGAAGGCCCCCGTGCCGATCTCCTTCCGCCTCGAGCGTGGCCGCGAGCTGGTGAAGGCCATCGCCCAGGAGCTCGAGACCGCAGCCACTCCCGCCGGAAACCGTCTATAA